The Microbacterium horticulturae genome has a window encoding:
- a CDS encoding DEAD/DEAH box helicase → MNPSLLDRVRGADDDAVYDGFVGWAEGRGLTLYPAQDEAVIELVSGSHVILSTPTGTGKSLVAIAAHAAAVASGRRSFYTAPIKALVSEKFFALVEIFGAENVGMVTGDSSVNPDAPIVCCTAEILANMALRHGDETLPTPTPDAADAAPGASGRVGPVDQVVMDEFHFYGDPDRGWAWQVPLLLMPHAQFLLMSATLGDVTALAEDLERRTERPVAQVTGVERPVPLHFSYEIRPVHEVLELLLSDREVPVYIVHFSQAAAVERAQALSSMKIASREQRDQIAEALGDFRFSTGFGKTLSRLVRGGIGIHHAGMLPRYRRLVETLAQRGLLRVICGTDTLGVGINVPIRTVVVTELAKFDGTRMRQLTAREFHQVAGRAGRAGYDPYGNVVVMAPEWEIENAAALAKAADNPAKRKKIVRKKAPTGAVNWGKGPFERLVDAAPEALVPQLQLSAAMLINVIARGGDVFAHVRSLVFDNHQTRAQQFALARRALAIFRTLRDAGIVEVSGSDIHLTVDLQPNFALNQPLSPFALAAIEVLDPSDERGAAGSGHYALDVVSIIEATLDDPRAILAQQEYKARGEAVAAMKADGLDYDQRMDALEEVTYPKPLDELLHQSFEVFASSQPWVRDFALSPKSVVRDMFERAMSFAEFVSFYQLARSEGLVLRYLSDAYRAIRQTVPREARTSELLDVIEWLGELVRQVDSSLVDEWEELVHPAASGSDEPVVPPAPPSVVANHRAFTVLVRNELFRRVQLAALQRDDELIELDPDVSWPAVLDEYFAEHDAILVGGPARSPRLCAIDESGAESSGQWRVEQTIDDPEGDHDWRIRAVVNLEASAEAGAAVVRVAEVVRL, encoded by the coding sequence GTGAACCCCTCCCTTCTCGACCGTGTGCGCGGTGCCGATGACGACGCCGTCTACGACGGGTTCGTCGGGTGGGCGGAGGGTCGCGGGCTGACCCTGTACCCGGCGCAGGACGAGGCCGTGATCGAACTGGTCTCGGGTTCGCACGTGATCCTGTCGACGCCCACCGGAACCGGCAAGTCGCTCGTCGCGATCGCGGCGCACGCGGCGGCCGTGGCATCCGGTCGTCGTTCCTTCTATACGGCGCCGATCAAGGCGCTCGTCAGCGAGAAGTTCTTCGCACTCGTCGAGATCTTCGGCGCCGAGAACGTGGGCATGGTCACCGGTGACTCGTCGGTCAACCCCGATGCGCCCATAGTGTGCTGCACGGCCGAGATCCTCGCGAACATGGCGCTGCGGCACGGCGACGAGACGCTCCCCACGCCCACTCCAGACGCCGCTGACGCGGCGCCCGGAGCCTCCGGGCGCGTGGGCCCGGTGGACCAGGTCGTCATGGACGAGTTCCACTTCTACGGCGACCCCGACCGCGGGTGGGCGTGGCAGGTGCCGCTGCTGCTCATGCCGCACGCGCAGTTCCTGCTCATGTCGGCGACCCTCGGCGATGTCACGGCGCTCGCCGAAGACCTCGAACGGCGCACCGAGCGCCCGGTTGCGCAGGTCACCGGCGTCGAACGGCCGGTGCCGCTGCACTTCTCGTACGAGATCCGGCCGGTGCACGAGGTGCTCGAACTGTTGCTGAGCGACCGCGAAGTACCGGTGTACATCGTGCACTTCTCGCAGGCCGCCGCCGTCGAGCGCGCGCAGGCGCTGTCGAGCATGAAGATCGCCTCGCGCGAGCAGCGTGATCAGATCGCCGAGGCACTGGGCGACTTCCGCTTCTCGACCGGGTTCGGCAAGACGCTGTCGCGACTCGTGCGCGGCGGTATCGGCATCCACCATGCGGGCATGCTGCCGCGGTATCGGCGCCTCGTCGAGACACTCGCCCAGCGCGGCCTGCTGCGCGTGATCTGCGGAACCGACACGCTCGGCGTCGGCATCAACGTGCCCATCCGCACGGTCGTGGTCACCGAGCTCGCGAAGTTCGACGGGACCCGGATGCGCCAGCTCACGGCGCGCGAGTTCCACCAGGTCGCCGGCCGGGCGGGACGCGCAGGCTATGACCCCTACGGCAACGTCGTCGTGATGGCGCCGGAGTGGGAGATCGAGAACGCGGCGGCGCTGGCGAAGGCCGCCGACAACCCCGCCAAGCGCAAGAAGATCGTGCGCAAGAAGGCTCCGACGGGCGCCGTCAACTGGGGCAAGGGCCCGTTCGAGAGACTGGTGGATGCCGCGCCCGAGGCGCTTGTGCCCCAGTTGCAGCTGTCGGCGGCCATGCTCATCAACGTCATAGCGCGCGGCGGCGACGTGTTCGCCCACGTCCGGTCGCTCGTCTTCGACAACCACCAGACCCGGGCACAGCAGTTCGCGCTGGCGCGGCGGGCGTTGGCGATCTTCCGCACGCTGCGCGATGCAGGGATCGTGGAGGTGTCGGGTTCCGACATCCACCTCACCGTCGACCTGCAGCCGAACTTCGCACTGAACCAGCCGCTGTCGCCGTTCGCCCTCGCGGCGATCGAAGTGCTCGACCCGTCCGATGAACGGGGAGCCGCCGGCTCGGGCCACTATGCGCTCGACGTCGTGAGCATCATCGAGGCGACGCTCGACGACCCGCGGGCGATCCTCGCGCAGCAGGAGTACAAGGCACGGGGCGAAGCTGTGGCTGCGATGAAGGCCGACGGGCTCGACTACGACCAGCGCATGGACGCGCTCGAAGAGGTCACCTACCCGAAGCCGCTCGACGAGCTGCTGCACCAGTCGTTCGAGGTGTTCGCGTCGAGCCAGCCGTGGGTGCGCGACTTCGCGCTGTCGCCCAAGTCGGTGGTGCGCGACATGTTCGAGCGGGCGATGTCGTTCGCGGAGTTCGTGTCGTTCTACCAGCTCGCGCGCAGCGAGGGCCTCGTGCTGCGGTACCTGTCGGACGCGTACCGGGCCATTCGGCAGACCGTTCCGCGGGAGGCGCGCACCTCTGAGCTGCTCGATGTCATCGAGTGGCTCGGCGAGCTCGTGCGCCAGGTCGACTCGAGCCTTGTCGATGAGTGGGAGGAGCTCGTGCATCCTGCGGCCTCGGGTTCGGACGAGCCTGTCGTGCCGCCGGCGCCGCCCTCGGTCGTCGCGAACCACCGCGCGTTCACGGTGCTCGTGCGTAACGAACTGTTCCGGCGTGTGCAGCTGGCGGCGCTGCAGCGCGATGACGAGCTGATCGAGCTCGACCCCGATGTCTCGTGGCCCGCGGTGCTCGATGAGTACTTCGCCGAGCATGATGCGATTCTCGTCGGGGGACCGGCGCGCTCGCCGCGGCTGTGCGCGATCGACGAGTCCGGAGCCGAGTCGTCCGGCCAGTGGCGCGTCGAGCAGACGATCGACGACCCGGAGGGCGACCACGACTGGCGCATCCGGGCGGTCGTCAACCTGGAAGCGTCGGCGGAGGCCGGCGCCGCTGTCGTGCGCGTCGCCGAGGTCGTGCGGCTGTAG
- a CDS encoding DUF4262 domain-containing protein, with product MSPTPTPQQSAWLDQDDARVADVIRRHGVCLQLIGMGTCSVPGCTCSAESKRPFAYTIGLFGIAHPELVIVGVGMPEVASVLNSAARLVLDGARLTPGENVVLPCWDRRIFVEEVPNPGDIAFGANRHYQRPAEASVPLLQLTYTDNRGRFPWDPRYTGARRRQPRPGEWDAR from the coding sequence ATGTCACCGACGCCCACACCCCAGCAGAGCGCCTGGCTCGATCAAGACGACGCGCGCGTCGCCGACGTCATCCGCCGCCATGGCGTCTGCCTGCAACTCATCGGCATGGGCACGTGCTCCGTTCCCGGCTGCACCTGCTCGGCCGAGTCGAAAAGGCCGTTCGCCTACACGATCGGGCTGTTCGGCATTGCCCATCCCGAGCTCGTCATCGTCGGCGTCGGAATGCCGGAGGTCGCATCCGTCCTCAACTCCGCCGCGCGGCTCGTGCTCGACGGGGCTCGCCTCACCCCGGGCGAGAACGTCGTGCTTCCCTGCTGGGACAGGCGCATCTTCGTCGAGGAAGTGCCGAATCCCGGCGACATCGCCTTCGGTGCCAACCGGCATTATCAGCGCCCGGCTGAGGCATCGGTTCCCCTGCTGCAATTGACCTACACCGACAATCGGGGACGGTTCCCGTGGGATCCGAGGTACACCGGAGCGCGCCGCCGCCAGCCGCGCCCCGGAGAATGGGATGCGCGCTGA
- a CDS encoding SDR family oxidoreductase: protein MSALPLLGQTALVTGVSRRRGIGFAIAAEFARLGASVFIHHFAPHDADQPWGDDDLDALRAELRGMLHPGARLGDASADLRDADTIEPLVAAAHALTGRLDILVCNHARSGGDGSLLDQTAASLDAFWETNTRSTLLLTRAFAALHADRGSAAPAAGPGDVAPARPGERAGRAEPFAAPTGRVFWMTSGQQDGPMPGEVAYAASKAALAGVTKTIAADLLDLGIILNTINPGPVNTGYLDPETTDRPLDEIETWMRATPFGRYGQPADPARLIGWLATPAAAWVVGQVLTTDGGLSLG, encoded by the coding sequence ATGTCCGCACTTCCTCTGCTCGGCCAGACCGCTCTGGTCACCGGCGTCTCGCGCCGTCGCGGGATCGGCTTCGCGATCGCGGCCGAGTTCGCACGCCTGGGCGCGAGCGTGTTCATCCACCACTTCGCGCCTCACGACGCGGATCAGCCGTGGGGCGACGACGACCTCGACGCGCTGCGCGCCGAACTGCGCGGGATGCTGCACCCCGGCGCCCGGCTCGGCGATGCCTCTGCCGACCTGCGTGACGCGGACACGATCGAGCCGCTCGTTGCCGCGGCGCACGCGCTGACCGGGCGACTCGACATCCTCGTCTGCAACCACGCGCGCAGCGGCGGCGACGGCTCGCTGCTCGACCAGACCGCGGCATCCCTCGACGCCTTCTGGGAGACGAACACCCGCTCGACGCTGCTGCTCACGCGGGCGTTCGCAGCGCTGCACGCGGACAGGGGCAGTGCCGCGCCGGCCGCAGGACCCGGCGACGTCGCACCGGCCCGCCCCGGCGAGCGCGCCGGGCGAGCCGAGCCCTTCGCCGCACCGACCGGTCGCGTCTTCTGGATGACCTCCGGTCAGCAGGACGGTCCGATGCCCGGCGAGGTCGCGTACGCCGCCAGCAAGGCGGCGCTCGCCGGCGTCACGAAGACGATCGCGGCCGACCTGCTCGATCTCGGGATCATCCTCAACACGATCAACCCCGGGCCGGTGAACACCGGATACCTCGACCCAGAGACGACCGATCGCCCGCTCGACGAGATCGAGACGTGGATGCGCGCCACCCCGTTCGGCCGCTACGGCCAGCCGGCCGATCCGGCGCGGCTCATCGGCTGGCTCGCGACGCCGGCGGCCGCGTGGGTGGTCGGGCAGGTGCTGACGACCGACGGCGGGCTGTCGCTGGGGTGA
- a CDS encoding cation transporter, producing the protein MGESGAATSRQRERRALRLSIIVSCVFAVVAVVWGLATGSQVMLLDAIFTPVSLLSTWAAMLVSRIAAEAPTRRFPFGRDALIPLFVLAQALVMFAGLLYAMVEAVRVIIEGGSDVSGLSLTLYGVFGTIVCTGAWWMLRRMAHGQSLIIAEAAGWLSSIGSSVVIVIGGIAVMVLEAAGWRSVTPYADSVLVLISGLALAVVPLSLARRGVRELQTPRPDADVVARVSAVVDAVRRREGLPEPRQRLGRMGNALMVELAFVLPEGVGDIDGEDRLRRGVTEGLGDLPMQLWLLVEFTRDARLVD; encoded by the coding sequence GTGGGCGAATCAGGCGCCGCGACGAGTCGGCAGCGGGAGCGGCGCGCGCTTCGGCTGTCGATCATCGTGTCGTGCGTGTTCGCCGTCGTGGCCGTCGTGTGGGGGCTGGCGACCGGGTCGCAGGTGATGCTGCTGGACGCGATCTTCACGCCGGTGAGCCTGCTGTCGACCTGGGCGGCGATGCTCGTGTCGAGGATCGCGGCCGAGGCGCCGACGCGACGCTTTCCGTTCGGCCGCGACGCGCTGATTCCGCTGTTCGTGCTCGCGCAAGCGCTCGTGATGTTCGCGGGACTGCTCTACGCGATGGTCGAGGCGGTGAGAGTCATCATCGAGGGCGGGTCAGACGTCTCTGGTCTGTCGCTCACGCTGTACGGGGTGTTCGGCACGATCGTGTGCACGGGAGCGTGGTGGATGCTGCGCCGCATGGCCCACGGACAGTCGCTGATCATCGCCGAGGCAGCCGGCTGGCTGTCGTCCATCGGCAGCAGCGTCGTGATCGTGATCGGCGGCATCGCCGTGATGGTGCTTGAAGCCGCGGGATGGCGCTCCGTGACGCCGTATGCCGACTCCGTGCTCGTGCTCATCAGCGGACTCGCCCTGGCGGTGGTGCCTCTCTCGCTTGCGCGTCGCGGCGTGCGCGAGCTGCAGACCCCGCGGCCCGATGCGGATGTCGTCGCGCGGGTGAGCGCGGTCGTCGATGCGGTCCGGCGCCGGGAGGGACTGCCCGAACCGCGTCAGCGTCTCGGCCGCATGGGCAACGCGCTCATGGTCGAGCTCGCGTTCGTGCTACCTGAAGGCGTCGGCGACATCGACGGCGAAGACCGCCTGCGCCGGGGAGTCACGGAGGGGCTCGGCGACCTGCCGATGCAGCTGTGGTTGCTCGTCGAGTTCACGCGCGACGCGCGGCTCGTCGACTGA
- a CDS encoding VOC family protein has translation MPIFDHLGITVDDLDRGREQFDPIMKALGYGRSDYDRGTSWTRDGETELLLYCARETGTGPHVHGRVGWQHLAFTADSRAEVDRLHEIATDAGWTVVREPKEYPRFTDRYYASFVEDDNGIRLEFMYNPPRSDE, from the coding sequence ATGCCCATCTTCGATCACCTGGGAATCACCGTCGACGACCTCGACCGCGGCCGCGAACAGTTCGATCCGATCATGAAGGCACTCGGTTACGGCCGCAGCGACTACGACCGCGGCACGTCGTGGACGCGCGACGGCGAGACCGAGCTGCTCCTCTATTGCGCCCGTGAGACTGGCACCGGCCCGCATGTGCACGGCCGGGTCGGCTGGCAGCACCTTGCCTTCACCGCCGACTCGCGCGCCGAGGTCGACCGGCTGCACGAGATCGCGACCGACGCCGGCTGGACGGTCGTGCGCGAGCCCAAGGAGTACCCGCGCTTCACCGACCGCTATTACGCGTCGTTCGTCGAGGACGACAACGGCATTCGCCTCGAGTTCATGTACAACCCGCCGCGCTCAGACGAGTAG
- the recQ gene encoding DNA helicase RecQ: protein MPPPDAARATATAPGPAASRISPPRRDFAGADPLHVLHEVYGYDAFRGEQAAIVEQVVAGGDAVVLMPTGGGKSVTYQVPALVREGTGLVVSPLIALMHDQVDALLANGASAAYLNSTQTPQERAAVEQAYLAGELDLLYVAPERLNLAQTTALLQRGRLSVIAIDEAHCVSQWGHDFRPDYLALGDLGERFPGVPRMALTATATRETHRELSERLHLPDAKHFVASFDRPNIQYRIEPKVDVRRQLVQFIRTMPEGSAGIVYALSRKSVEATAEHLRGQGIDALPYHAGLDAGMRARHQSRFLREDGVVMVATIAFGMGIDKPDVRFVAHIDLPKSVEGYYQETGRAGRDGEPSVAWMAYGLGDVVQQRRLIDASEGDRTFKMRLGQHLDAMLALCETVGCRRQNLLGYFGQSSEPCGNCDTCLQKPDTWDGLVPAQKILSTIVRLQRERGQAYGAGHLIDILRGASTERIVRFGHDKLATYGIGADLSDQDWRSVVRQLLARGILVAKGEYGTLALGEAAGPVLRGETDVPLRHDVLGRGGSRSSGRARKAAAAESLQPADRELFEALRTWRGGVAREQGVPAYIVFGDATLRALAEHRPGSLEDLDGISGIGAKKREAYGHAVLEVIAEHA from the coding sequence ATGCCGCCGCCTGATGCTGCGCGCGCGACCGCGACCGCGCCCGGGCCCGCGGCATCCCGAATCTCCCCACCGCGCCGCGACTTCGCCGGCGCCGACCCGCTGCACGTGTTGCACGAGGTGTACGGATACGACGCGTTCCGCGGCGAGCAGGCCGCGATCGTCGAGCAGGTCGTCGCCGGCGGTGACGCCGTCGTTCTCATGCCCACAGGCGGCGGCAAGTCTGTGACCTACCAGGTGCCCGCGCTCGTGCGCGAGGGCACCGGTCTCGTCGTCAGCCCGCTCATCGCCCTCATGCACGACCAGGTCGACGCTCTGCTCGCCAACGGCGCGAGCGCGGCGTATCTGAACTCGACGCAGACGCCGCAAGAGCGAGCGGCTGTCGAGCAGGCGTACCTCGCCGGCGAGCTCGACCTTCTCTACGTTGCGCCCGAGCGCCTCAACCTCGCGCAGACCACGGCGCTGCTGCAGCGCGGCCGACTCAGCGTCATAGCGATCGATGAGGCGCACTGTGTGTCGCAGTGGGGTCACGACTTCCGCCCCGACTATCTCGCGCTCGGCGATCTGGGCGAGCGTTTCCCCGGTGTGCCGCGCATGGCACTGACGGCCACGGCGACCCGCGAGACGCACCGCGAGCTCTCTGAGCGCCTGCACCTGCCTGACGCGAAGCACTTCGTCGCGAGCTTCGACCGGCCCAACATCCAGTACCGCATCGAGCCGAAGGTCGACGTGCGGCGGCAGCTGGTGCAGTTCATCCGCACCATGCCCGAAGGGTCGGCCGGCATCGTCTACGCGCTGTCGCGCAAGAGCGTCGAGGCGACCGCCGAGCATCTACGCGGTCAGGGCATCGACGCGCTGCCGTATCACGCGGGGTTGGATGCCGGCATGCGCGCCCGGCATCAGTCGCGGTTCCTGCGCGAAGACGGCGTCGTCATGGTCGCCACGATCGCGTTCGGCATGGGCATCGACAAACCCGACGTGCGCTTCGTCGCGCACATCGACCTGCCCAAGTCGGTCGAGGGCTACTACCAAGAGACCGGCCGCGCCGGCCGAGACGGTGAGCCGTCCGTCGCCTGGATGGCGTACGGCCTGGGCGACGTCGTGCAGCAGCGCCGTCTCATCGATGCGTCGGAGGGTGACCGTACCTTCAAGATGCGCCTCGGCCAGCATCTCGACGCCATGCTGGCGCTGTGCGAGACGGTGGGATGCCGCCGGCAGAACCTGCTCGGATACTTCGGACAATCCTCCGAGCCGTGCGGCAATTGCGACACCTGCCTGCAGAAGCCCGACACGTGGGACGGGCTCGTCCCCGCGCAGAAGATCCTTTCCACCATCGTGCGCCTGCAGCGCGAGCGCGGGCAGGCCTACGGCGCCGGGCACCTCATCGACATCCTGCGCGGAGCATCGACCGAGCGCATCGTGCGCTTCGGGCACGACAAGCTCGCGACCTACGGCATCGGCGCAGACCTTTCCGATCAGGACTGGCGCAGCGTCGTGCGCCAGCTGCTGGCCCGCGGCATCCTTGTGGCGAAGGGGGAGTACGGCACCCTTGCGCTCGGCGAGGCCGCAGGCCCTGTGCTGCGCGGCGAGACGGACGTGCCCCTGCGGCACGATGTGCTCGGGCGCGGCGGGTCGCGCTCGAGCGGCCGCGCCCGCAAGGCAGCCGCGGCCGAGTCGCTGCAGCCCGCCGACCGCGAGCTGTTCGAGGCGCTGCGCACCTGGCGCGGCGGCGTGGCCCGCGAGCAGGGTGTGCCCGCGTACATCGTCTTCGGTGATGCCACGCTGCGCGCCCTGGCCGAACACCGGCCGGGCTCGCTCGAGGATCTCGACGGCATCTCCGGCATCGGTGCCAAGAAGCGCGAGGCGTATGGGCATGCCGTGCTCGAGGTCATCGCCGAGCACGCCTGA
- the uxaC gene encoding glucuronate isomerase → MTHSPALALMPANESTRDVALELYAEVADAPILSPHGHVDPGMLLRDDPFADPAELLITKDHYVTRLLFASGVPLDELGVGPAANADPRSIWRHLAENWHRFAGTASAYWLEHELRTLFDIVDEPSAENADALYDTIAAWLQNPDFRPRALFDRFGIEVLATTDDPLDDLAAHAALAADPDFRGRVLPTFRPDAYLDPQAAGFADRVTRLLESTGRPATFAGYVQALRDRRAYFIEHGAVSADHGVLEPYTTDLDPATAQDLFAQALKGALDARSARELRGHMLFQAAKMSVDDGLVMTVHPGVRRNHHRPTFDAFGPDTGHDIPVRTEYTENLRPLLEAFGTEKNLHLVLFTVDETSFSREIAPLAGFYPSLYIGAPWWFLDAPDAILRWRAAVTETAGFYRSSGFIDDTRAFLSIPARHDTSRRLDAAFLARLVVEGRISRPTAGRIARDLVDAIPREVFKL, encoded by the coding sequence ATGACGCACTCTCCCGCCCTGGCGCTGATGCCCGCCAACGAGAGCACCCGTGATGTCGCCCTCGAGCTGTACGCCGAGGTCGCCGACGCGCCGATCCTGTCCCCGCACGGACACGTCGACCCTGGCATGCTGCTGCGCGACGACCCGTTCGCCGACCCGGCCGAGCTGCTGATCACGAAGGACCACTACGTCACCCGACTGCTGTTCGCCTCAGGGGTTCCGCTCGATGAACTCGGCGTCGGGCCCGCTGCGAACGCCGACCCGCGGAGCATCTGGCGCCATCTCGCCGAGAACTGGCACCGCTTCGCGGGCACCGCATCTGCGTATTGGCTCGAACACGAGCTGCGCACGCTGTTCGATATCGTCGACGAGCCGAGCGCCGAGAACGCCGACGCACTGTACGACACGATCGCCGCCTGGCTGCAGAACCCCGACTTCCGGCCACGCGCGCTGTTCGATCGCTTCGGCATCGAGGTACTCGCGACCACTGACGATCCGCTCGACGATCTCGCCGCGCATGCCGCGCTGGCGGCCGATCCGGACTTCCGCGGGCGCGTGCTGCCGACCTTCCGCCCCGATGCCTACCTCGATCCCCAGGCCGCCGGCTTCGCCGACCGCGTCACGCGTCTGCTTGAGAGCACCGGCCGCCCCGCCACCTTCGCCGGGTACGTGCAGGCCCTGCGCGATCGTCGCGCGTACTTCATTGAGCATGGCGCCGTCTCGGCCGACCATGGCGTGCTCGAGCCGTATACGACCGACCTCGACCCCGCCACCGCGCAGGACCTCTTCGCCCAAGCGCTGAAGGGCGCGCTCGACGCCCGGTCCGCCCGCGAGCTCCGCGGCCACATGCTCTTCCAGGCGGCGAAGATGAGCGTCGACGACGGCCTCGTCATGACCGTGCACCCCGGCGTGCGGCGCAACCATCACCGTCCGACCTTCGACGCGTTCGGTCCCGACACCGGGCACGACATCCCGGTCCGCACGGAGTACACCGAGAACCTCCGTCCGCTTCTCGAGGCGTTCGGTACTGAGAAGAACCTGCACCTCGTGCTGTTCACGGTCGACGAAACGAGCTTCTCGCGCGAGATCGCCCCCCTCGCTGGCTTCTACCCGAGCCTGTACATCGGGGCGCCGTGGTGGTTCCTCGACGCACCCGACGCCATCCTCCGCTGGCGAGCCGCCGTGACCGAGACGGCCGGTTTCTACCGTTCCAGCGGCTTCATCGACGACACCCGGGCGTTCCTGTCCATCCCGGCACGGCACGACACGTCACGACGCCTGGATGCTGCGTTCCTCGCGCGACTGGTCGTCGAAGGGCGCATCAGCCGACCCACCGCCGGTCGCATCGCGCGCGACCTCGTCGACGCGATCCCGCGCGAGGTGTTCAAGCTGTGA
- a CDS encoding mannitol dehydrogenase family protein: protein MASSRSTAAQAPLDLNRAHLAVAGIPSEPAPVRIVHLGLGAFHRAHQAWYTQRAGDGWGIAAFTGRSPRAAEPLAAQDGIYALVARGAAGDTVEIITSISEARDGADLTRLIELLSDPAVGIVSLTITEAGYRLGPDGELDREDPEVQADVAALRTATLTADGMTATRGPVTPLGRLLLGLAARCAAHAGPIAVVSCDNIPANGDVTRRTLTALASEIDDDLARWIGEDVSFVSTSVDRITPAHHGEVDAVVERGWHDRATVVAEPFADWVLEGDFPAGRPAWHTVGARFVDDIRPWEDRKLWLLNGAHTILAVAGPARGHATVAEAFADDDCRALVEAFWAEAVTCLPDDVETVGYRAQLAERFANPRIAHRLDQIAAETTTKIRYRIVPIAARLRERGEDAAACADALAAWITAAVAVIPTADREGEAVRGAASITDPVAALLHLVGADLDSEFIARVRSRAPITAR, encoded by the coding sequence ATGGCATCATCCCGCAGCACCGCGGCGCAGGCTCCTCTCGACCTGAACCGCGCGCATCTCGCCGTCGCCGGCATCCCGTCCGAACCCGCCCCGGTGCGCATAGTGCACCTCGGTCTCGGCGCCTTCCACCGTGCACACCAGGCCTGGTACACGCAGCGCGCCGGCGACGGCTGGGGCATCGCCGCCTTCACCGGACGCTCGCCGCGCGCGGCCGAGCCCCTCGCCGCACAGGACGGCATCTACGCCCTCGTCGCCCGAGGGGCCGCCGGTGACACGGTCGAGATCATCACGAGTATCAGCGAGGCGCGCGACGGAGCCGACCTCACCCGGCTCATCGAACTGCTCTCCGACCCGGCCGTCGGCATCGTGTCCCTCACCATCACCGAGGCGGGCTACCGGCTCGGCCCCGACGGAGAGCTTGACCGCGAAGACCCCGAGGTGCAAGCCGACGTCGCAGCGCTGCGCACCGCGACCCTGACCGCCGACGGGATGACGGCAACAAGGGGTCCCGTCACCCCGCTCGGGCGCCTCCTGCTCGGCCTTGCCGCCCGCTGCGCTGCGCACGCCGGCCCGATCGCGGTCGTCTCATGCGACAACATCCCCGCCAATGGCGATGTCACCCGGCGCACCCTGACGGCACTCGCGAGTGAGATCGACGATGACCTCGCGCGGTGGATCGGCGAGGACGTCTCGTTCGTCAGCACGAGCGTCGACCGCATCACCCCGGCACACCACGGCGAGGTCGACGCGGTCGTTGAGCGCGGCTGGCACGACCGGGCCACGGTGGTCGCCGAGCCGTTCGCAGACTGGGTGCTCGAAGGCGACTTTCCCGCTGGACGCCCCGCCTGGCACACCGTGGGTGCGCGCTTCGTCGACGACATCCGGCCCTGGGAGGACCGCAAGCTCTGGCTGCTCAACGGGGCGCACACGATCCTCGCGGTCGCCGGCCCGGCTCGCGGGCACGCCACGGTTGCCGAGGCGTTCGCCGACGACGACTGCCGCGCACTCGTCGAGGCATTCTGGGCGGAGGCCGTCACCTGCCTGCCCGACGACGTCGAGACCGTCGGCTACCGTGCGCAACTGGCCGAGCGCTTCGCGAATCCGCGTATCGCGCATCGGCTCGACCAGATCGCCGCCGAGACGACCACGAAGATCCGGTACCGCATCGTGCCGATCGCAGCGCGCCTGCGCGAGCGAGGAGAGGATGCTGCAGCTTGCGCCGACGCGCTCGCCGCCTGGATCACCGCCGCCGTGGCCGTCATCCCGACCGCCGACCGCGAGGGTGAGGCCGTGCGTGGCGCGGCATCCATCACCGACCCCGTCGCGGCGCTCCTGCACCTCGTCGGCGCCGACCTCGACTCCGAATTCATCGCCCGGGTGCGTTCCCGGGCACCCATCACCGCGCGATGA